The nucleotide window TCGATATTTAATTTAATTGTGGGGAGTGAGTTCCCTTATTGTATGTGGTGAAAAAAGTGCATCATTACAGATGgtgtgtgtgcgtatgtgtgtgtgcgtgtgtgtgtgtgcgtatgtgtgtgtgtgtgcgtgcgtatgtgtgtgtgtgtgtgtgtgtgcgtatgtgtgtgtgtgcgtatgtgtgtgtgtgtgcgtatgtgtgtgtgtgtgtgtgtgtgcgtgcgtatgtgtgtgtgtgtgcgtatgtgtgtgtgtgtgtgcgtatgtgtgtgcgtgtgtgtgtgtgtgtgtgtgtgcgtgcgtatgtgtgtgtgtgtgcgtgcgtgtgtgtgtgcgtatgtgtgtgtgtgtgtgcgtatgtgtgtgtgtgtgtgtgtgtgtgtgtgtgtgtgtggggggggtaacaTTATAAAAGCGAAAGTAATCTTCTACTGTTTCCCATACTGATGATGatgagaagtgagggggggggggaggggattccATCCAGGATGCAGCACCGTGTATATAGCGGGAACATAAATATTTATACAAGAGACAAAAGTAACTAAAAATATCtcaatcattttttcttttttctttttttattattaaatgaaTAAATTCTGATGTAGGAATACAAGCTGCAAAGTGCCACATAAAGCAACATACGTAACATGAAACCTGATAGTGTCTGCAAGGGAGAGCGGGataaatatagtatatagcacagagGGAGTGGGATGGTGGTCAGGGAGTTATAGTCCATAAGGCTGGAGTCagtgatagccccttatagccaGCACTGTGATGGAGTTACTGTGCGGAGCTAAATCACAGTGTAAAGACTATTATAAGACTATAATATGTAGCGCTTTAGTTTATGATATTATTAGTGGTTTTGTGTTTTGTGGCTTCTTTATAAAACGCCAGAAAGGCaaagaaaaaaatctgtgtgaaacAAGGCTGGAGATCCAAATCCCACGAAATATGATTTACATAGAAACTTAAATGcaagaatctttttctttcaaatcatctggtttcggaaagttatctagatttgtaatttagttctatttaaaaatctccagtcttccagtacttaactactgtatgtcctgcaggaagtgcagcagcaaatcaccatagatatccccccccctgctctggacagttcctgacatggacagaggtggcagcagagagcactgtgtcacactggaaagaatacgccacttcatgcaggacatacagcagctgataagtagtggaagactggagatttttaaatagaagtaaattgcaaatctgtataactttctgaaacccgttgatatgaaagaaaaactggagtaccactttaaaagcAAGAGAAGGTGTGTAATAGGGTAGAGAAGAGCTATCAGTCCTCCAATGTATATATTGTTAATCCTCCAATGTATAGAATGTTATAGATTATCAAGTCAAATGTAGCAacctcatctcctcctcctgatatgctgctcttttctccctttgttgacagctcattttcTAGAttgccgaccaccactctgctctaaaagcagtagtctggctggggtatatatagctataatgcagATGTATAGAAATATAGGAGGGTATTTATCAAGACGGCCTAATATAAATCCCCACCCCCGTGCCTCACACTGAATTTGTTAAGCCTTTTAGAATactgtcaaggaggcggggcctatcaTTAGCTGAGCCCTAGCCCTGTCACAACTCACTGTGCCCCTCCTTTTTGCATAATTAGTGCACTGTACATATAGCATAATGAGGCacaactatgtataactatgagGACTCAGGCAAtgataggccccgcctccttgacactattcatgCCCAAAGAAAGGTGATTTTTAATAATAAGAAAAATACAGAGAGAACAAAGGTATGAATGTTTCTATTATCATCTACCCCGTGGGTAGTTAGGGGGTGACGGgtttactttaaggctatgttcacacaacatccaaaaaaggtaaaaaacgtccgttattgcgtcattgtaattgacttcaataaattgcattgaagtctatggaataacagacgtctttttcacacaatgtattaaatgacggacgtcttttgaggtggacgtcttcaatacactgtgtgaaaaagacgtttgTTATTCTATAGACTTCAGGAGTTTGTATAAAAGTAATAAACAAGCTATACTcatcccctgcagtctctgtgctTATGCTCCCCTTCCTCTGTGGTCCTGATCCCACAGGATCATCCTGCTCAACCTATCAGCAgccacagtagtgtcccacctcagtccctgattggttgagcaggcaggtCTCGTAGGGACAGGATGGCATACAATCGAGAAGAGGAGGCCATTGGATGACTGAGGGTATTAGCAGGGAGCAGGGTAAGTGAGTATATGTTTTATccttcctggctctgtgtcatgtgacctgggcggatttataatgtaagtctataggacAATGTATGTCTCCAAGGCACAGAGCAGGTAGAGGAGCGCATGGTGGCGCATGTCTCTCCCGGCTTGTTTCACCgatcagtctgaacactcagatcaaaaataaaaaaaactcttgaCAATCTTCAAGACAGGAAACCCTTTTCCTGCAGGAGTCCTGGTGGAGCTGCTCTGTTTCATCCATGGATAAGGAGTCCCTGGAGGAGTCCCTGTGATCCAGATCTTCTTACTTGTATCTTAAAGTCGTTATCGGTATAATCCTTTGTTATATATTCTTGATTCTCCATTATTTTATCTTTTGTAGGAGTGTCCAGTATATGGGTGATGTGATGTTCCTCCTGTAAGGCAATAAGTATCACAATAATAAGGAATCACTTCTGATCAATGACAAGAGTGAAGTCATAACTAAGACCTCATTGCTGCCGCCTTCTTCTCTAGATATAGCCGGGAGAAGCACATGGCAGacgcttcactccccagctcgctGCTCAGTCCAACAGATTACCGGAGATACATCCATTATATTCTATGGAGCTCGTCTCCTGCAATAAGCCAGGCTGATCAGCAAGCCGGGGAGTGAAACGTTCTACTACTATATTAACCCCATAATCACCATTTTtgcttttttctaattttcttcgTAGGTTCACAAAGCCATAAATTGTTTCGTTTTCTATCTGCAGAGCcagatgagggcttgttttttgtgggaccacTGGTAGTTTTTAGGGCAATGCCTCAGGTTATTGTAAAATATTTGTCTACAGCGTAAACCGTGCTGAATCAATAACAATAACATGATATTTTAGTACTTTGGACGTTTCTTTATGTCGTGATACCAGGTTATATTTCTgtatttacgctacttgcggccggctacgtacggagtgcGAACTTGGGCGTAAGTCTACTTGCTGTCTATTTACGCTTCccaagcgccctacgtagcgatctgacagcggtcttttacttggaaagcttcgcctagccccggacaccccacagaaccttttggatctgcaCAAAAAGcttcaaaaatgaagaaatcaccactacgtacgggaccgtatgttacgctacgggcataagttacgccattttcgtcctcaaacaaagGTCTGgctcatttcttacggcgccgcatacgatccttgcgtaagttcgtacgtagtgtgaactgtgcggccgtagatcgtatactttccattgtacgcaaactacgtaagtctccggccgcttattcacggaacgcgctacgtccggagacttacatagtgtgaacatggccttctaTTGCAGTGTATTAAGAGATCCGTGATCTACTAGTACAGCCTGACCAATTGTCGTCTCCCTTTAGGTTCAGGGAGGCCCCAGTGCAGTTAGGTGAACATGTCCCTATtggtttatatacagtattctgtGTTATTCTATGACAGGGGTGTACATCATCTATTCTATAAGTGAGTCGGGTATTGATCATTTTGTCTATAATTCAGAGGTGTCACCTATATACAGCATGTAAATAACTTTATATTCATTCTACTCACCAGTCACCTTTAGCCGTCCCGTACCCTCTTCTTTCATCTGCTCAGAGTTTtgaaatggggggtattggccaTTTTAGTCTTGTTTTCATACACCTTTGCTGTGTGTACGAGAGGGATACAGTTATGCAGTGTACCCCCCAACCTAACGTTCTCATCCGCCATCAGTTCTGGGACATGCACATAACTACTTACTACCCCATTTCTGTCAAAGCTTGCTCCCGTATTAGCTGTTTATGGAATAACCtaaaaggggacctgtcactccAGCTGCCGGCCCGACCCCCCGGctgagccccttatacttatccccctctcaaAGTCCCGGCCCCGGACCCCGtcctgctgctccagtcattctctatgggcgttggactcatctctggtgagcgcatgCACGGCTTCCGACTGGGATTTCTCACCGGCGGTACAGGGTCCAGGACCGGAAGGGtcaaggaaggggtaagtataaggggctccaccccATCAGTCGGagtgacaggcttcctttaagtTATGCATATATTGTTGGGACGGTTCCACCTCTGACACCCTCCACTAGTGtagaaaaaaagcaataaaaaaacaaaaaaaatggggAGCGATCTCTTTTTCTTAACACTGACTCTAAAACATGAAATATTGCATCTAATTCtactcacttctcggaggggagatggACCTACTTCCCCCGTCGCCCGGAACACTCATATTACTCCTTGATTTGGCTTCTCTGGAGAACAGTTACCTTACTCTGATACTCAGACCAGGGCTCTCTGCTGTGAAGGTGGTGCACACCCAGTGCTCAGTGGAAGCCGACTCTCGTGTCAATCTTACTGAAGCCTAAATAATCGCAATAATGGAACTGTGATCCAACTTGAAgttgcaaaattatttttttatataaatcttgtactcaaaatgatacaaataaagtctttcacataacaaacaaaaagaaagtcaccacagtgtgacactgtggtgactttctttttgtttgttatgtgaaagactttatttgtatcattttgagtacaagatttatataaaaaaataattttgcaacTTCAAGTTGGATCACAGTTCCATTATTGCGATTATTTATGATGTGGACACCGAGTTAGCGGCTTGGTTTTTGATTGGGACatagtcacacagtgtataagcaCCAGTACAAATTTTTCTATAATCTTACTGAAGCCGCCTGTAACCCTCCACTAGTGGGGAACATTGTTTGAGTGAACCTCATTTAATTACTTCTGTTTCCTCCATCTACTAACTTTACTTAAATCAACTCTGTACcttggtccgtttggcaggtgatgcagttattgtcctaaaaactacttttgaacttgcagccctgtgtcaaattgccatcGCCTAGAGTGTGTATTCCCTAGgtttgcaccgcccctccatccctcctcattgTTAGGAACACCCCCGGGCAggctttttcctattcatcacctgtctgaacactacacaggtgccttaacgatccagctcatgttcagtgttctcacaggtgatgaataggaggaaTTGTTCTATGGGAATTCCTAAtcatgaagagagtggggagaagggacagaggggtgttgcTATCCTAGGGCATGGTTACTCTagtccacaccaatttgacacagggctgcaagtttaaaagtagtttttattggacaataactgcctcacctgccgaatggaccccaggacagatcatggattaaaagcagctatccgaaggtacaagtggtttgggggggggggggatcagatagtgggtacagagtagctttaacctGATATTTTCATTTGAGTGACACTAACATAACTCCTAGGCAGGTCAACCTATAACCCTGGGTCACTTTCTATCTTCTATCACTTGGGTGCTCCTCTTCCCtgcaccttaaagtgactctgtacccacaatctggtctccccaaaccacttgtaccatcggatagctgcttttaatccaagttttgtcctggggttcattcggcagatgatgcagttattgtcctaattacaacttttaaacttgcagccctgtgtcaaattggcgtggcctagagtgtctgtgcattaggcttgcaccacctccccaccctcctcaacaataggaatgcttcaggcagtttttctactattcctcacctgtgtgaacactgcacatgagttgGATCGTTAAGTCACCTGTGCAGTggtcagacaagtgaggaataggagaaatgctgccagggcattccttatggtgaagagggcggggaggagggacggagaggcagtgcgaggttagggcacagacactctaggccatagcaatttgacacagggctgcaagtttaaaagttgttttttcctacaataactgcatcacctgccgaacggactccaggaaagattttggattaaaagcagctatccgaaggtacaagtggtttggggtggacagattatgggtacagagtcgctttaaactctcCCCTTCCTAGTCTATCCTAAAGCCCGGGCTCTACATTTGTCCGATTATCTGAGACACACCTCATTCATAATCCAAACCTCTGATCTAGTTCTTCACAAGATATACATTTATTCTTACAAATGTAACAACCACAAATACTCCAAACTTTCCAATAGTGTTCACTGAAGAACTAtctaaaaattactttttatttaaatCTGATAAAACAGGCCATACAAATTAGCCTCACTTACATAAACTCATGTATGGTGGCCGCCATACATGCAACAAGTCCCCATCTTGTGAATTTTacatacccttagggcccattcacaccgAATAACTCtcgtggaatttcaagcagagcctgCACTGTGAACTCCGCTTAAAGTACTGCCTGTCCTATTCATTAAATAGGATGCCTTGTGCGCCCTCTGCTCTCCTCTGAAAGAACTAACATTAGTGCAGTGTGTAGTTTGTGTAAGAGAAGCAACACTACTTCAGAGAACCTTCTGAGGAAACCTTGCTGGGCCTGGCCAGATGGCCAGGGCCCATGTGTGGGACTATTAACTTTCTCCTATATCCAGATACCCTAGCCATGCCCATCTAGAGCACTGCAAGTAAGCGGCTATGGAACTCTAGAACTAAATCCTATTCACACTGGGctgttgcttctttttttttaactctgtatGCAATGCACAAGTAATTGAGATACTATACAAATCAGTAGTTAAGCAAAGTGCAAAGCCTGAGTCTCTACTGTATGTGGCTAGGATTCCTGAAGAGTCACTAGGACAGCTAGCTCTACCCATTAGGTGGACCTGTATTCCTGATCatatgtcactctgtgcccacatgGTAGCTTAGGTGGATGTTCATTCCCATGGCTACAGGAAATTTCTCTTACGGCCCCAGCTGAGCACCATAATTGTCTGGATAGGATCCCACATTCACCCCCACTTCTCAAGGTTACTTATCTGAAAGCCTGTTGTCTTCAGAGTCTGCAAACTTAACTCATCAGTGTTTTATCTGCTATTATGTACCAGTGTGTCACCTGTGTCTTCTATATCCGAGAAAAGCACAAAAGTCTATTGTTTTGCTAAAGATTCCTGAACTGTGAAATGATTTTTTATCACTTCAAGAGAACACCTGCAAagctatatttgtatatatatatatatatatatatatatatatatatatatatatatacaccattgtATCACACTACTGTTTAAGTGCTTGGAGTTTGTCCTCAGTAGTTTTCAACTCACACAGCTCACCAccactacaactacaactcctagtatCCTAGCAGAGCGAGTCAATGTATTTAGGGGTGGGACTAGCTCATACCACTCCTggacactgtgacaagtgcccgcGTGGTGCTTCTACCATCTGCCCCTCAGGGTCGCTGTGCTCGTGTGATGCACCTATACAGTATAACCTGCTCACCAGACAGTAATATGTAATAAAGAAGGAATTTTAAAACTGCATCTGCACTATACAGTGTGTGTCCTGTTGTCAAAGCTTCACTGGTTTTCATATTGCTTTTTCTTTTGCTGTTTAGTAAAGCGTAGTATTCTGTTATTGTATACAGTAAAGAATCTTATATTTATTTGACAATCCTTTAAATGTTATAATGTATTTCAATAGGAAATAGATAATGGTGTATAACATACAGTTGAATCTGTTTACAGCATCTGTTATTGTATATTCTAACCCCTTACTTACCCAGGATGCAGGAAGTtcaaaaattgcagatttttttttaatcacaaacACTACAAAACATGTCACAAAAATGAGGCCCCAGACAGCTGAGAACTCCCGATACACAGATagcagaaaataaaatataaaaaagttattgggggagatttatcaaacatggtgtaaagtgaaactggctcagttgcccctagcaaccaatcagattccaccttttattccttacagactctttggaaaatgaaaggtggaatctgattggttgccgggggcgactgagccagtttcactttacaccatgtttgataaatttcctccattATTCTTTGGTAAAACAAACCCTACCCAAGCTTTAGTCGGTTTCTTGCTGACATGTAGGAAACATTTTGCATGTAAattttataatatacagtggtgagAAAAAAATATTGACCCACAGATCATGGAGTGAAtccatgcaattttttttctggctttgtaATACATTATACGGTTAAATAAAAGGTTCCAGTAAAAAGCCATCTCATACAACTCTAAATGGGAAAATAAAGGAAGAGAATAGGTTTAACATAAACACAAATACAGTGTGAACCGCGCCTTATTctactttagggctatgttcacactacgtaaaagtacggccattgttgccatcggcaataacagctgtactttgtacggtgtggaacactgcctttactgctgtgggatcctggccagagtgtatacacatagtatacgctctggccgggaccccatgcggcaccgcaaatagctgacatgtcagttttctgcggccacaattcagtaaatagtggctgcagaaagctctatcagttcacacaatgaagcgagcggctccagccgcttgcctcattgtgtgctatggaaagttctgatgcgggcgcacgcagacggaatggccagtctctcacatagtgggaacatagcctaaatctctaTACAACTCCTCACCTGACTCTCTGACAGATCTCTGAAGTCTGACTCCTGGATCCTTGTATCGATCCGCAGGATTTGTGACCACGCTGGGGACGTTGTTGGTTCTTGCAGGATTATCTGGTGGAGCCTCAGGAGATGAGATGACGTCTTCTCTTGTTCCTCTCTTGGCTTTTCCTTTTAAAACTTAATGTAAATGTTTTTATCAGTCAAATGAATGTCACAGGCTAATCCCCGTCCTCTCAGGTATACAGATAACTACTATATGTAGTGTTCCCTCCCTACATCATCTCTATAATGCCCGGGGACAGACATAAATGAACTGAATTGGTTGAATTTGGGTTTGGTCTAAGCTTTACCAAAATTCTGGTTGAGCGCTTACTTATATCTTCTGCAGTTTATTTTGGCTAAACCAGGAGGTCGCGTCAGATCCAAATCAAAATTCAAAAAGCTACGTCCACAATACGAATAGAAAGAGGATCAAACACCAAACAGAAGCACACATAAACCGCACGAGCCGGCCAAAAGACTTGGTCCTGGGCAAGGTGGGAGTTCCTCCACCcgtttaaatcagagcagggagggtGTGTGGAGCAACATGAGCTCTGATTGGACCACTGCCTCCCGGCACCTCCCACTCACTCGAGTACTGGGAAAGCAGAGCTGGTACATTTATAACAATTGTTCTTCATTTGACAGTTTCCACGGTGACAGCGTGGATCcagaaatacagtatatatcccactGACCTATGTGTAGGGGTGCGGTGCTCCTCTCTATGGGACGCTCCAGGCTGGGATGCTCCACTCTGCAGATGATTTCTGATCCTCGGTCTGAACTTATTATTGGGGTAAAAGTTAGTGAAGCCTCACAGCAGTAAGTGTTATTCTTCTGTTTCTTCTCCTTATGGGACATCTTGTAGGTTCCGTCCTTCCTTGATGACTCTATGGGCAGAGCAGTCAGGTCTCCATCCATCTTAGTGAACCAGGCTATAGATAGAAGATCAGGGAAATATCCGGATATATCACAGGTCAGGGTGGCTTCTTTACCATCTTCCAGGTTGGGCACACTGATAGATCCAACATGTGGCCGCCAGGGCAGATCTGTGATATAAGTGAATTATCATAAGTTGTGAGAGCAAAAATTGGATCATTAAACAACTTTACCATCTTGAACAACCTGAATTCTCCACCAGAAAAGTGCCTGTCACCACAACTGCGGTAACCCAGGGGAGCCAGGTGGTGTTAGCTAGGGCAGTTGGTGGTATACCGCTTAGGAACTTGTCATGGGGGCCAGGAGTGGTAGgtgcccacccctggatgtactgaCACACGCTTGTAGGTGCAGGTGTAGTGtgaggaaccacagagtccagcaatTATATTAACCAGGAAAATGTTTATTGATAAAATCCTCTTAAAGGCACAGATAATACAGGCTTGGCTGAATGAGATCCTATAATAAGCTGGATACTTGGGATGCTTTAAATATACTTGAATATATGGTTACTCTATAGCTTACAGCTTTTCGCTCGCAGATATAGAATACAGCATTGACTTAAGTATCATTGTCTTAGGTGGCATTGGGCTACTTAAGAGAAGGGGGACTTAGCCAGACCCTTGGTTACTCAACTAGAGGGGTTCTGACCACCTTCTTTTAGTGGCGATGAACAGTACCTGGGTCCACTGGGATTAACGTCCACCTGTTGCTGTCGGTGGCCACGGAGTGACACGTGAACAGAAATAGGCCCCACTTCTCGGTAAGCTAGCCATCGGGAGGACCTCTAAGGAATCCTATCTCCTGCTACAGAGTTCTTGGCTTGAGTTGCACTTGCCTGATTGCTGACTGGTTTATAGTACCGCCTGCAGACtcttacagggggaagaagacaATATGACAGCCCCTTAGTGTGGACAAGCTTCTTCCCTATCTCTTGTAGCCACATTAATTGTTTTCTAGCCTAGCATGGCTAGCTCTGGAACTCTTTTTGTATAGAAAAACTCCCTACCTTACTCTCTGGAACCTCCTTCTATTACCCTCACTCCACTCCAATCTGCCCCAAACTGGCTTTACCTCACATCTTATATCCCTAGGGAGCTCTACAACTGGGGGAAACACACCCTATGACACAACATAAGGCCTCTGATAGGCAAGGAGCTAGAGGAGGGCCCTGCATGAGGTACCCTCGACAGGGATTGGTCTCAGTCAGCTTACATATCATCATATACAATGAGGTTAAACATATAGCCAATCAGGATCAGGCCCTGATTCATCAAAGTGTGTACAATGGAAaccagtgtaaactgcccatagtaaccaatcacagctcagctcctagctgtggtaaaatgaaagctgagctgtgattggttgctgtgggcttgTACACTGATTTCCATTTTAcacactgataaatctgggcacAGTTCTCACTTAGAAGGTCTCAAtccccagatagatagatagatagttgttaCCTCTGATACTTAGTTCTCTTGTCTCTGGTGTCTCCATACTCTCATGTTTCCACTCTACAATAATCTTCATCTGTGGATCTCTGAATGGATAAACAGGAATCTGGACGACACTGGTGACATTATATGTGATATTATTGTCCTGTGTGGTGAATGTTTGCTGAGGTGATAACAGAGATTCCAGACCATTTGAATCTTTCCATTTCCAGGAGATTGTTATATCTTTAGGGTAAAACTTCTGTAGAGTCAGAGAGAACTGAACACGAGATGAAGCTGCCATAGTGATCTCTATGGGCGCCAACATGTGGGGTTTAGCTGGAAGAGAAGAGGCAGAAGCTTAGACCAGTGTCTATACTGGGAGGAGTGGGATGTGGTAGAAGTATTACTGGTCTGATCTCCTTCAACTTAAAATAAAATTCTGTTTATTACATCAGTATCCACCCCGTCCATTGTATAGAATGTTTACAGTGATGCTTGAAAGTTTGTAAACCCTTTAGCATGTCCTTTGGGGGCTATACACCGTAAATACTTTGTTGTGTTATTTTATTACCCTATATAAGTGTATGAATTACTTTTACATAGGGGTGAAGTCAGCTGTATATAtctatagatgttatatacactcaccgtaGACTTGTAGTCTCCCCGTTCTCTTTTCTATAGGTTTCTCCAAGGAGGGATGGTCCACCAGACATATATATTCTGCCCCCTGATGTGTCCCCAGTGTGGGGGTGATGGTCAGTGTAGCCGTACAGGTATAGGTGTTATCAGTCTCTTTCTTGGGTATTGTTTTCGGTATAAATACAGCGTCTATTTCTTCATATAACTTTGTACTCTGGTCAGGAGATCTGATCCATCTCACAGTGACCGCATCCGGGAAATACCCTGAGATCTTACACCACATTGTGGCCTTGGAGTCGTGAAATATTGGAGGAATCTCAATCTCTCCTACAACCGGAGTCCATGTGTATTCTACAAAAAACAATGATATCACCATATTAAATGCAGCAAGTTCATCTTACATGTGTCCAGAAGTTGTGGCGTCTTGgtcttcagccccccccctcctccaccaccacctctACTAAGCATTCTTCATGAATGCTCTGCAGCATCCCAGGACCCCGTGTCACTATTGGGTTGCAGGTATGTCAGTCAGCACTGTAAGTATGTTTGCTGGGTTCTCCTGTGTTCCTCTAGGCAAGGTGTAGCACTTCTTTGAAGGCATTGACTGCCCTTCTTTTCATAGTCAGTACATTGAAGGTCTATACAGGCGTTAAGTTTTGTGTTACACTTTAAGTGATTGTCAGCAGACTCCCTCCTCCTCACTTTCACATCAGAAACTGTTTCTAGAAAGTTCTAACCTATAAGGTACCATGTAACCTTATGCTGTGCTCACAGAATTGGAGACCCAGCTTCTCTTATATAACTCCAGCCGGTTGTGGTGTTTGTAATGTGGTAGCTGGAGTAGTAAGGAGCGTATGCTACACGCTGTGCCCTCTCGAAGAATTAGCTTCACACGGTCATGTAATCCCGAGGCTCAGCATTAGATGGAACTTCATAGCCTTTAGTATGGGGTTTTCTCTACTAGTCAAGTCACACAACTGCAGTCAAGGTTGTAAGAATCGCCCTGAGAGAGTATTACATTATGTAGACAGGTCCCATCCTGGTAGCCCCCCTGCCTACTTCACGAGTCTTCTACTACAACTACCTAAGAGACTTTGTAAACCAAGTATTATTTTCTTCCAAGTTAAAAACTGCTACACAGTACTTCAGCAAAAGGGAAAAACTGGCAATCCCTTGATGTGATCTTGGGATGTCCCACCACTGGTTTCTTTCTCTCCTAagcacctgtcaaaaagtttttcctctcaggttaagtggtggatgaggtatttacagtttccccactagatgcCAGTGTTTTGTAtctatatgtattgc belongs to Dendropsophus ebraccatus isolate aDenEbr1 chromosome 9, aDenEbr1.pat, whole genome shotgun sequence and includes:
- the LOC138801499 gene encoding uncharacterized protein isoform X2 — protein: MEGMGVFLCFMALCHSASTLQLTGPSVHTARLGSDARVPCLVTVDNPPVDPEHITIVWFHQDKEILSYDKSVRTTSPRYSLSTEELGAGTGDLTITNIQIPDGGMYKCSVTYRSETKEKEIRLDVGEGPSAGIIATGIIVPMAILLIAGVLWWRINQRRKASGKFIVRDIKGPPKLIDGEETTLYCTVDNSPENLCVTWLIRRAGQEEEEIQTSQMRGHSEEEKESLLDTSYVIRSQPEGRQYSSSLSFIPHIQRHRDVTFICRGVSHPHKEEKKYHCRIIYVRPKLSPPVMRRLLDSGEMKYLLSLEKFYPKSIKVIWTCGVGAIDNVLSSTDSSSNNPDRTYNVSSEVTIPEERHKDPGFRVRVTWDHEAMEEAESRELTMRDPEYTWTPVVGEIEIPPIFHDSKATMWCKISGYFPDAVTVRWIRSPDQSTKLYEEIDAVFIPKTIPKKETDNTYTCTATLTITPTLGTHQGAEYICLVDHPSLEKPIEKRTGRLQVYAKPHMLAPIEITMAASSRVQFSLTLQKFYPKDITISWKWKDSNGLESLLSPQQTFTTQDNNITYNVTSVVQIPVYPFRDPQMKIIVEWKHESMETPETRELSIRDLPWRPHVGSISVPNLEDGKEATLTCDISGYFPDLLSIAWFTKMDGDLTALPIESSRKDGTYKMSHKEKKQKNNTYCCEASLTFTPIISSDRGSEIICRVEHPSLERPIERSTAPLHIVLKGKAKRGTREDVISSPEAPPDNPARTNNVPSVVTNPADRYKDPGVRLQRSVRESAKVYENKTKMANTPHFKTLSR